A region from the Lolium perenne isolate Kyuss_39 chromosome 4, Kyuss_2.0, whole genome shotgun sequence genome encodes:
- the LOC127292406 gene encoding tyrosine--tRNA ligase 1, cytoplasmic isoform X2, with amino-acid sequence MGAETGRRQAPSLSISLLNSSSASLTILPVTTRFHLQNSHSRLSCTCCIYILYIRSGLRLQPSLNPMEEATICTIWNAVGMSLDQRFAIIRSIGLESTDEDDIRRLLGKKVAPVCYVWCDPSPSVHIAQGIMMVINVRKMVKAGCRVKILIADWFARMQHKFDGDLAKIRTFGLYMIEIWKAVGLDLNGVEFIWLSDEINSHSAEYWALVMDIFRNNTLRKITRCCEIVDPFMLNRNINDSFDPKNVTASTLFTPCVHCAAILLQKADIWLLSMDHEEDLHDKLIRQYCKGMKHERPIILSHNKLPNLIEHPELAKNGDPSWAIFIEDREVYLSYKLSRAFCPAKVAEGNPCLEYIKYIVFPWFGYFEVLRKEENGGSRTFQNMEELIIDYESGALGAGEVKLALAEALTKILKPIHDHFANNCEAQNLEDEALSIPRY; translated from the exons ATGGGAGCAGAAACGGGGCGCAGGCAAGCCCCGTCCCTTAGTATTAGCCTTCTAAACTCGTCTTCCGCGAGCCTCACGATTCTGCCGGTGACTACCAGATTTCACCTGCAGAATAGTCACAGCAG GTTGTCTTGTACTTGTTGTATATATATTTTATATATACGAAGTGGACTGCGTTTGCAACCCAGTTTGAATCCCATGGAAGAGGCGACAATCTGCACCATATG GAATGCTGTCGGGATGAGTTTGGATCAGAGGTTTGCAATAATTAGGAGCATAGGCTTGGAGAGCACTGATGAGGATGATATTAGGAGGCTACTGGGCAAGAAGGTTGCTCCAGTTTGCTATGTTTGGTGTGATCCCTCCCCTTCGGTACATATCGCCCAG GGGATCATGATGGTGATCAATGTTAGGAAGATGGTTAAAGCTGGTTGCAGAGTTAAAATCTTGATAGCAGATTGGTTTGCTCGTATGCAGCACAAATTCGATGGTGACCTAGCGAAAATTCGGACTTTTggactttacatgattgagatatgGAAAGCAGTTGGCTTGGACCTTAACGGGGTAGAGTTCATATGGTTGTCCGATGAAATAAATAGCCATTCAGCTGAATACTGGGCACTGGTCATGGATATTTTCAGAAATAATACTTTGAGGAAGATAACAAG GTGCTGTGAAATTGTGGATCCATTCATGCTTAACAGAAATATTAATGATTCATTTGACCCCAAAAATGTGACGGCTTCAACTCTCTTTACCCCTTGCGTGCACTGTGCTGCTATATTATTGCAAAAG GCAGACATATGGCTATTGTCCATGGATCATGAAGAGGATCTTCACGACAAGCTAATTAGACAGTACTGCAAAGGCATGAAGCATGAAAGACCTATTATTCTGTCCCATA ATAAGCTGCCCAATTTAATAGAACACCCTGAATTAGCTAAGAATGGAGATCCATCTTGGGCTATCTTCATTGAAGATCGGGAG GTTTATTTGAGTTACAAACTAAGCAGAGCTTTCTGTCCTGCGAAAGTTGCAGAAGGCAACCCATGTCTGGAGTACATCAAATATATTGTGTTTCCATGGTTTGGATACTTTGAGGTACTCAGGAAGGAAGAGAACGGTGGTAGCAG GACGTTTCAGAACATGGAAGAGCTTATCATTGATTATGAAAGTGGTGCTCTGGGTGCCGGTGAGGTGAAGCTGGCCCTTGCAGAAGCACTAACTAAGATTCTGAAG CCTATACATGACCACTTTGCAAACAATTGTGAAGCCCAAAATCTGGAGGATGAGGCTCTGAG TATCCCCCGGTACTAG
- the LOC127292406 gene encoding tyrosine--tRNA ligase 1, cytoplasmic isoform X1 → MGAETGRRQAPSLSISLLNSSSASLTILPVTTRFHLQNSHSRLSCTCCIYILYIRSGLRLQPSLNPMEEATICTIWNAVGMSLDQRFAIIRSIGLESTDEDDIRRLLGKKVAPVCYVWCDPSPSVHIAQGIMMVINVRKMVKAGCRVKILIADWFARMQHKFDGDLAKIRTFGLYMIEIWKAVGLDLNGVEFIWLSDEINSHSAEYWALVMDIFRNNTLRKITRCCEIVDPFMLNRNINDSFDPKNVTASTLFTPCVHCAAILLQKADIWLLSMDHEEDLHDKLIRQYCKGMKHERPIILSHNKLPNLIEHPELAKNGDPSWAIFIEDREVYLSYKLSRAFCPAKVAEGNPCLEYIKYIVFPWFGYFEVLRKEENGGSRTFQNMEELIIDYESGALGAGEVKLALAEALTKILKPIHDHFANNCEAQNLEDEALSSIPRY, encoded by the exons ATGGGAGCAGAAACGGGGCGCAGGCAAGCCCCGTCCCTTAGTATTAGCCTTCTAAACTCGTCTTCCGCGAGCCTCACGATTCTGCCGGTGACTACCAGATTTCACCTGCAGAATAGTCACAGCAG GTTGTCTTGTACTTGTTGTATATATATTTTATATATACGAAGTGGACTGCGTTTGCAACCCAGTTTGAATCCCATGGAAGAGGCGACAATCTGCACCATATG GAATGCTGTCGGGATGAGTTTGGATCAGAGGTTTGCAATAATTAGGAGCATAGGCTTGGAGAGCACTGATGAGGATGATATTAGGAGGCTACTGGGCAAGAAGGTTGCTCCAGTTTGCTATGTTTGGTGTGATCCCTCCCCTTCGGTACATATCGCCCAG GGGATCATGATGGTGATCAATGTTAGGAAGATGGTTAAAGCTGGTTGCAGAGTTAAAATCTTGATAGCAGATTGGTTTGCTCGTATGCAGCACAAATTCGATGGTGACCTAGCGAAAATTCGGACTTTTggactttacatgattgagatatgGAAAGCAGTTGGCTTGGACCTTAACGGGGTAGAGTTCATATGGTTGTCCGATGAAATAAATAGCCATTCAGCTGAATACTGGGCACTGGTCATGGATATTTTCAGAAATAATACTTTGAGGAAGATAACAAG GTGCTGTGAAATTGTGGATCCATTCATGCTTAACAGAAATATTAATGATTCATTTGACCCCAAAAATGTGACGGCTTCAACTCTCTTTACCCCTTGCGTGCACTGTGCTGCTATATTATTGCAAAAG GCAGACATATGGCTATTGTCCATGGATCATGAAGAGGATCTTCACGACAAGCTAATTAGACAGTACTGCAAAGGCATGAAGCATGAAAGACCTATTATTCTGTCCCATA ATAAGCTGCCCAATTTAATAGAACACCCTGAATTAGCTAAGAATGGAGATCCATCTTGGGCTATCTTCATTGAAGATCGGGAG GTTTATTTGAGTTACAAACTAAGCAGAGCTTTCTGTCCTGCGAAAGTTGCAGAAGGCAACCCATGTCTGGAGTACATCAAATATATTGTGTTTCCATGGTTTGGATACTTTGAGGTACTCAGGAAGGAAGAGAACGGTGGTAGCAG GACGTTTCAGAACATGGAAGAGCTTATCATTGATTATGAAAGTGGTGCTCTGGGTGCCGGTGAGGTGAAGCTGGCCCTTGCAGAAGCACTAACTAAGATTCTGAAG CCTATACATGACCACTTTGCAAACAATTGTGAAGCCCAAAATCTGGAGGATGAGGCTCTGAG TAGTATCCCCCGGTACTAG